Proteins from one Hydrogenophaga sp. SL48 genomic window:
- the phnK gene encoding phosphonate C-P lyase system protein PhnK, translating into MNTPLSSSTPLLRVRGVAKRYGDHVALHEASFDLWPGEVLAVVGESGSGKTTLLNAIAARTTPDAGSVEFLGRDGLLQDVHGMSQAQQRLLARTDWGFVHQNAADGLRMDVSAGANVGERLMGLGERHYGRLRCTAEEWLQRVEIDPIRIDDAPRTFSGGMRQRLQIARNLVTQPRLIFMDEPTSGLDVSVQARLLDLMRQLTRQMHLAAIIVTHDLAVARLLAHRMMVMQRGRVVEAGLTDQVLDDPQHPYTQLLVSSVLQP; encoded by the coding sequence ATGAACACCCCTTTGTCTTCTTCCACCCCTTTGCTGCGCGTGCGCGGCGTGGCCAAGCGCTACGGCGACCATGTCGCGCTGCACGAAGCGTCCTTCGATCTCTGGCCGGGCGAGGTGCTGGCCGTGGTGGGCGAGTCCGGCTCGGGCAAGACCACCCTGCTCAACGCCATCGCCGCGCGCACCACGCCCGACGCCGGCAGCGTCGAGTTCCTGGGCCGCGACGGCCTGCTGCAGGACGTGCACGGCATGTCGCAGGCGCAGCAACGCCTGCTGGCGCGCACCGACTGGGGCTTCGTGCACCAGAACGCGGCCGATGGCCTGCGCATGGACGTCTCGGCCGGCGCCAACGTGGGCGAGCGCCTGATGGGCCTGGGCGAGCGCCACTACGGGCGGCTGCGCTGCACCGCCGAGGAGTGGCTGCAGCGTGTCGAGATCGACCCGATCCGCATCGACGACGCACCGCGCACTTTCTCCGGCGGCATGCGCCAGCGCCTGCAGATCGCGCGCAACCTGGTCACGCAGCCGCGCCTGATCTTCATGGACGAGCCCACCTCGGGGCTGGACGTGTCGGTGCAGGCCCGCCTGCTCGACCTGATGCGCCAGCTCACGCGCCAGATGCACCTCGCCGCGATCATCGTCACGCATGACCTGGCCGTGGCCCGCCTGCTGGCCCACCGCATGATGGTGATGCAGCGCGGCCGCGTGGTCGAAGCGGGCCTCACCGACCAGGTGCTCGACGACCCCCAGCACCCCTACACCCAGCTCCTCGTCTCTTCGGTACTGCAACCATGA
- the phnL gene encoding phosphonate C-P lyase system protein PhnL, which yields MNPPLLQMKGVAKRFTLHHQNGAELSVLHNVDLEVRPGECLVLDGPSGMGKSTLLKLIYANYRATEGRITVAPPGSEPVEVTEASPRELVRLRRESIGYVSQFLRVIPRVSALDVVAEALVEDSGDDPAALEAAREQARAWLTRLRIPERLWALPPATFSGGEQQRVNIARNMIKPRPLMLLDEPTASLDAANTRTVIELIQEAAARGAALVGIFHDAHVGDAVATRRINVGDFRSAA from the coding sequence ATGAACCCACCCCTGCTTCAGATGAAAGGGGTGGCCAAGCGCTTCACCCTGCACCACCAGAACGGCGCCGAACTCTCGGTGCTGCACAACGTCGATCTGGAGGTGCGCCCCGGCGAATGCCTGGTGCTCGACGGCCCTTCCGGCATGGGCAAGAGCACGCTGCTCAAGCTCATCTACGCCAACTACCGCGCCACCGAAGGCCGCATCACCGTGGCGCCCCCGGGCAGCGAGCCGGTGGAGGTGACCGAGGCCTCACCGCGCGAGCTGGTGCGGCTGCGCCGCGAAAGCATCGGCTACGTGAGCCAGTTCCTGCGCGTGATTCCCCGCGTGTCGGCGCTGGACGTGGTGGCCGAAGCGCTGGTGGAAGACAGCGGCGACGACCCGGCGGCGCTGGAGGCCGCGCGCGAACAGGCGCGCGCCTGGCTCACCCGGCTGCGCATCCCTGAGCGCCTGTGGGCCTTGCCACCGGCCACGTTTTCCGGCGGCGAGCAGCAGCGCGTGAACATCGCACGCAACATGATCAAGCCGCGCCCGCTGATGCTGCTGGACGAGCCCACCGCCTCGCTCGACGCGGCCAACACCCGCACCGTGATCGAGCTGATCCAGGAAGCCGCCGCGCGCGGCGCCGCGCTGGTCGGCATCTTTCACGACGCCCATGTGGGCGACGCCGTGGCCACGCGGCGCATCAACGTCGGTGATTTCAGGAGCGCCGCATGA
- the phnD gene encoding phosphonate ABC transporter substrate-binding protein, translated as MLKKTLAGLALGLTLTGAFAQDINFGIISTESSQNLKADWQPLLDDMAKQTGFKVNAFFAPDYAGVIEAMRFNKVHVAWYGNKSAIEAVDRASGEVFAQMVNADGTDGYYSHLIVHKDSPIKSLDDVLKNGKSYSFGNGDPNSTSGFVVPSFYVFAKNKVDPRTHFKIVRSANHETNALAVANQQVDIATNNSENLDKIAQKFPEKRKDIRVIWTSPLIALDPLVMRKDLPEATKAKIKNFLFTYGKTDPREKEVLVKISKLSGFKPSSNAQLLPIRQLDLFGKRNKIESDTALSESDKLAKLAEIDKLLAALN; from the coding sequence ATGCTCAAGAAAACCCTGGCCGGCCTCGCGCTCGGCCTCACCCTCACCGGCGCCTTCGCGCAGGACATCAACTTCGGCATCATCTCGACCGAGTCGTCGCAGAACCTCAAGGCCGACTGGCAGCCGCTGCTCGACGACATGGCCAAGCAGACCGGCTTCAAGGTCAACGCCTTCTTCGCGCCCGACTACGCCGGCGTGATCGAAGCCATGCGCTTCAACAAGGTGCACGTGGCCTGGTACGGCAACAAGTCGGCCATCGAAGCCGTGGACCGCGCCAGCGGCGAGGTGTTCGCCCAGATGGTCAACGCCGACGGCACCGACGGCTACTACTCGCACCTCATCGTGCACAAGGACAGCCCGATCAAGTCGCTCGACGACGTGCTCAAGAACGGCAAGAGCTACAGCTTCGGCAACGGCGACCCGAACTCCACCTCCGGCTTCGTGGTGCCCAGCTTCTACGTGTTCGCCAAGAACAAGGTCGACCCGCGCACGCACTTCAAGATCGTGCGTTCCGCCAACCACGAAACCAACGCCCTGGCCGTGGCCAACCAGCAGGTCGACATCGCCACCAACAACAGCGAGAACCTCGACAAGATCGCGCAGAAGTTCCCCGAGAAGCGCAAGGACATCCGCGTGATCTGGACCTCGCCCCTGATCGCCCTCGACCCACTGGTCATGCGCAAAGACCTGCCCGAGGCCACCAAGGCCAAGATCAAGAACTTCCTGTTCACCTACGGCAAGACCGACCCGCGTGAAAAAGAGGTGCTGGTGAAGATCTCCAAGCTCTCGGGCTTCAAGCCATCGTCCAACGCCCAGTTGCTGCCGATCCGCCAGCTGGACCTGTTCGGCAAGCGCAACAAGATCGAGTCCGACACGGCGCTGAGCGAATCCGACAAGCTGGCCAAGCTGGCCGAGATCGACAAGCTGCTGGCCGCGCTGAACTGA
- a CDS encoding alpha-D-ribose 1-methylphosphonate 5-triphosphate diphosphatase, giving the protein MNHSVSPPIVYKNARMVLPDEVQTGSLSVEAGRIAGFGSSNSSLPQAIDLEGDYLMPGFIEVHTDNFERHLMPRPKVQWAEMPALLAHDAEIAAAGITTVFDALGVGDADHESLRGTAWNTVLQTLDACTAENVLRADHHLHVRCELPAHNTIDLFQPFHGHQRLSLISLMDHTPGQRQWENIEHARIYYTGKKGWSQEKFEHQVAHAERLQAQYAEPHRDYFVDYCREHGIALASHDDTTVAHVEQAHAEGASMSEFPTTLAAAQAARERGLLTVMGGPNVVRGGSHSGNVAAADLARHGLLDILSSDYVPGSLLSAVLRLVADEILSLPEAVAIVSRNPARATGLDDRGAIEPGLRADLVQVRVVNMPNGVRHGVVRAVWREGQRVL; this is encoded by the coding sequence ATGAATCACTCAGTGAGCCCGCCCATCGTGTACAAGAACGCTCGCATGGTGTTGCCCGACGAGGTGCAGACCGGCAGCCTGTCGGTGGAGGCCGGTCGCATTGCCGGATTCGGGTCCAGCAACAGTTCGCTGCCGCAGGCCATCGATCTGGAAGGCGACTACCTCATGCCCGGCTTCATCGAGGTGCACACCGACAACTTCGAGCGCCACCTGATGCCGCGCCCCAAGGTGCAGTGGGCCGAGATGCCGGCGCTGCTGGCGCACGACGCCGAGATCGCCGCCGCCGGCATCACCACCGTCTTTGACGCGTTGGGCGTGGGCGATGCCGACCACGAAAGCCTGCGCGGCACGGCCTGGAACACGGTGCTGCAGACGCTGGACGCTTGCACGGCCGAGAACGTGCTGCGCGCCGACCACCACCTGCACGTGCGCTGCGAGCTGCCGGCGCACAACACCATCGACCTGTTCCAGCCCTTCCACGGCCATCAGCGCCTGTCGCTGATCTCGCTGATGGACCACACGCCGGGCCAGCGCCAGTGGGAAAACATCGAACACGCCCGCATCTACTACACCGGCAAGAAGGGCTGGAGCCAGGAAAAGTTCGAGCACCAGGTGGCGCACGCCGAGCGCCTGCAGGCCCAGTACGCCGAGCCGCATCGCGACTACTTCGTGGACTACTGCCGCGAACACGGCATCGCGCTAGCCAGCCACGACGACACCACCGTCGCCCATGTGGAGCAGGCGCATGCCGAAGGCGCCAGCATGTCCGAGTTCCCGACCACACTGGCCGCCGCCCAGGCCGCTCGCGAGCGCGGTCTGCTCACGGTGATGGGCGGTCCCAACGTGGTGCGCGGCGGCTCGCATTCGGGCAACGTGGCCGCGGCCGACCTGGCGCGCCATGGCCTGCTCGACATCCTCTCCAGCGACTACGTGCCGGGCAGCCTGCTCAGCGCCGTGTTGCGGCTGGTGGCCGACGAGATCCTGAGCCTGCCTGAGGCCGTGGCCATCGTCAGCCGCAACCCAGCCCGCGCCACTGGTCTGGATGACAGAGGTGCCATTGAGCCCGGCCTGCGCGCCGACCTGGTGCAGGTGCGCGTGGTGAACATGCCCAACGGCGTGCGCCACGGCGTGGTGCGCGCGGTCTGGAGAGAAGGGCAACGGGTGCTCTGA
- the phnE gene encoding phosphonate ABC transporter, permease protein PhnE: MSTTLNVHRLTPAVVPAPKRSLTWYLSWAALLLLLAGSWKGADMRPLDLIRDSGNMATYAADFFPPDFSQWKLYLSEIIVTLQIALWGTALAVLTAIPLGLLASSNITPWWVHQPVRRLMDAFRAINEMVFAMLFVVAVGLGPFAGVLALWIHTAGVLAKLFSEAVEAIDPQPVEGIRSTGASALHEIVYGVIPQVMPLWISYMLYRFESNVRSASVVGMVGAGGIGVVLWEIIRGFQYAETCAVMLMIIVTVSVIDVISSRIRKVLI; this comes from the coding sequence ATGTCCACCACGCTCAATGTCCACCGCCTGACACCGGCCGTGGTTCCCGCCCCGAAACGCAGCCTGACCTGGTACCTGTCGTGGGCCGCGCTCTTGTTGTTGCTGGCGGGCTCGTGGAAGGGCGCCGACATGCGCCCGCTCGACCTGATCCGTGACTCGGGCAACATGGCCACCTACGCGGCCGATTTCTTCCCGCCCGATTTTTCGCAGTGGAAGCTTTACCTGAGCGAGATCATCGTCACGCTGCAGATCGCGCTCTGGGGCACGGCGCTGGCCGTGCTCACCGCCATCCCGCTGGGCCTGCTGGCCTCCAGCAACATCACGCCCTGGTGGGTGCACCAGCCGGTGCGCCGCCTGATGGACGCGTTCCGCGCCATCAACGAAATGGTGTTCGCCATGCTGTTCGTGGTCGCCGTCGGCCTCGGGCCGTTCGCCGGTGTGCTGGCGCTGTGGATCCACACCGCGGGCGTGCTGGCCAAGCTGTTCTCGGAAGCGGTGGAGGCCATCGATCCGCAGCCGGTGGAAGGCATCCGCTCAACCGGCGCGAGCGCGCTGCACGAGATCGTCTACGGCGTGATCCCGCAGGTCATGCCGCTGTGGATTTCCTACATGCTGTACCGCTTCGAATCCAACGTGCGTTCGGCTTCGGTGGTGGGCATGGTGGGCGCGGGCGGCATCGGCGTCGTGCTGTGGGAAATCATCCGCGGCTTCCAGTACGCCGAGACCTGCGCCGTGATGCTGATGATCATCGTCACGGTGAGCGTGATCGACGTGATCTCTTCGCGAATCCGAAAAGTCCTGATTTGA
- a CDS encoding GNAT family N-acetyltransferase yields MSLLIREATEADLPGVLALYGQSGLDNDAVLTLAQAREVFQQFARYPSYRLFVACEPSFPDTVIATYALLVMHNLAHNGAPSAIAEDVVVAPDRQGQGIGRQLMAHAIEQARTAGCYKLALSSNAKRQAAHAFYESLGFQRHGLSFVIET; encoded by the coding sequence ATGAGCCTGCTGATCCGCGAAGCCACCGAAGCCGATCTGCCCGGCGTGCTGGCGCTGTACGGGCAATCGGGGCTGGACAACGACGCCGTGCTCACCCTGGCACAGGCGCGCGAGGTGTTCCAGCAGTTTGCGCGCTACCCCAGCTACCGGCTCTTCGTCGCCTGCGAGCCGTCGTTTCCCGACACCGTGATCGCCACCTACGCCCTGCTGGTGATGCACAACCTGGCGCACAACGGTGCGCCGTCTGCCATCGCCGAAGACGTGGTCGTCGCTCCCGACCGCCAGGGCCAGGGCATCGGTCGCCAACTCATGGCGCACGCCATCGAACAGGCGCGCACCGCCGGTTGCTACAAGCTGGCCCTGTCATCGAACGCCAAACGCCAGGCCGCACACGCCTTCTACGAGTCGCTGGGCTTCCAGCGCCATGGTCTGAGTTTTGTGATCGAGACTTGA
- a CDS encoding alpha-D-ribose 1-methylphosphonate 5-triphosphate diphosphatase: MSTLERFAITGGSALLPSGFQDDVVITVDQGVIVEIGSEVNGAPVMDARGLRVMPGIIDLHGDAFERQIMPRPGVHFDLQLALAETDRQLVANGISTAFHGVTFSWEPGLRSRDTLVRLMAAMDAAADHLSCDARLHLRHETYNLDGEDEVLGWLAEGRIDLLAFNDHTPDILRKLGHPKDAMTVLQRTGLSAEALQALAGRVAARHDEVSASIRRLAAAALANGVPMASHDDPSPEVRSWYQSIGVTVSEFPKTRETAALARVYGNPVVFGAPNVVRGGSHLNNAVSASVMARAGLCTVLTSDYYYPAMLPAAFRLSEDGVCDLPTAWAMISSNAADAAGLSDRGRLAVGLRADIVLVRTPAGRPPSVAAHVIGGHLAFAAKGAPRLHAPSTAVALDAL, encoded by the coding sequence ATGAGCACACTGGAGCGCTTTGCAATCACGGGCGGCAGCGCCCTTCTGCCCTCGGGTTTTCAGGATGACGTGGTCATCACGGTGGACCAAGGCGTCATCGTGGAGATCGGCAGCGAGGTCAACGGCGCACCCGTGATGGACGCCCGCGGCCTGCGGGTGATGCCCGGCATCATCGACCTGCACGGCGACGCCTTCGAGCGCCAGATCATGCCGCGCCCGGGCGTGCATTTCGACCTGCAGCTGGCCCTCGCCGAGACCGACCGGCAGCTGGTGGCCAACGGCATTTCCACCGCTTTCCACGGCGTGACCTTTTCATGGGAACCCGGCCTGCGCAGCCGTGACACGCTGGTGCGTCTGATGGCTGCGATGGACGCCGCAGCAGACCACCTCTCGTGTGATGCGCGCCTGCACCTGCGCCACGAAACCTACAACCTGGACGGCGAGGACGAGGTGCTGGGCTGGCTGGCCGAGGGACGCATCGACCTGCTCGCCTTCAACGACCACACGCCCGACATCCTGCGCAAGCTCGGGCACCCGAAAGATGCCATGACGGTGCTGCAGCGCACCGGTCTGTCGGCCGAGGCCTTGCAGGCGCTGGCCGGGCGTGTGGCCGCGCGGCACGACGAGGTCTCCGCCTCCATCAGACGCCTGGCCGCCGCCGCGCTGGCCAACGGGGTGCCCATGGCCTCGCACGACGACCCTTCGCCCGAGGTTCGTTCGTGGTACCAGTCCATCGGCGTCACGGTGTCCGAATTTCCCAAGACCCGCGAGACGGCGGCGCTGGCCCGCGTGTACGGCAACCCGGTGGTGTTTGGCGCGCCCAACGTGGTGCGCGGCGGCAGCCACCTGAACAACGCGGTGTCGGCCTCGGTGATGGCGCGTGCAGGCCTGTGCACCGTGCTCACCTCCGACTACTACTACCCGGCCATGTTGCCGGCGGCGTTCCGTTTGAGCGAAGACGGTGTCTGCGATCTGCCCACCGCCTGGGCCATGATTTCCAGCAACGCCGCCGATGCCGCCGGTCTGTCTGACCGAGGCCGCCTGGCCGTGGGCCTGCGGGCCGACATCGTGCTGGTGCGCACACCGGCCGGTCGGCCACCCAGCGTGGCGGCGCATGTGATCGGTGGTCACCTGGCGTTTGCGGCCAAGGGGGCACCACGTCTTCATGCGCCTTCAACGGCCGTTGCCCTGGACGCGCTCTGA
- a CDS encoding alpha-D-ribose 1-methylphosphonate 5-phosphate C-P-lyase PhnJ, which translates to MNAPYEAVALERLPEPAVERAAEVNFAYLDERTKRMIRRAILKAVAIPGYQVPFGSREMPLPYGWGTGGIQVTASVIGPDDTLKVIDQGSDDTVNAVNIRRFFQRTTGVATTTRTVDATLIQTRHRIPEIPLVEGQVLVYQVPVPEPMQRLEPRETETRTLHGLAEYGLMHVKLYEDIARYGHIATTYDYPVLVNGRYVMAPSPIPKFDNPKMHMNPALQLFGAGREKRIYAVPPYTSVESLGFEDHPFEVQRWDAACALCGATDSFLDEVITDDAGARMHVCSDSDYCQSRQPAEGDPS; encoded by the coding sequence ATGAACGCACCCTATGAAGCCGTAGCGCTGGAGCGCCTGCCCGAGCCGGCCGTCGAACGCGCCGCCGAGGTCAACTTCGCCTACCTCGACGAGCGCACCAAGCGCATGATCCGCCGCGCCATCCTGAAGGCCGTGGCCATTCCCGGCTACCAGGTGCCGTTCGGCTCGCGCGAGATGCCGCTGCCCTACGGCTGGGGTACCGGCGGCATCCAGGTCACCGCCTCGGTGATCGGGCCGGACGACACCCTGAAGGTCATCGATCAGGGCTCGGACGACACCGTCAACGCGGTCAACATCCGGCGCTTCTTCCAGCGCACCACCGGCGTGGCCACCACCACGCGCACCGTGGATGCGACGCTGATCCAGACGCGCCACCGCATCCCAGAGATCCCGCTGGTTGAAGGCCAGGTGCTGGTCTACCAGGTGCCGGTGCCCGAACCCATGCAGCGCCTGGAGCCGCGAGAGACCGAGACCCGCACCCTGCACGGCCTGGCCGAATACGGCCTCATGCACGTGAAGCTCTACGAAGACATCGCGCGCTACGGCCACATCGCCACCACCTACGACTACCCCGTACTGGTCAACGGCCGCTACGTGATGGCGCCGTCGCCGATCCCGAAGTTCGACAACCCCAAGATGCACATGAACCCCGCCCTGCAGCTCTTTGGCGCCGGGCGCGAGAAGCGCATCTACGCCGTGCCGCCGTACACGTCGGTGGAGAGCCTGGGCTTCGAGGACCACCCGTTCGAGGTGCAGCGCTGGGACGCCGCCTGCGCCCTGTGCGGCGCCACCGATTCTTTCCTCGACGAGGTGATCACCGACGACGCTGGCGCGCGCATGCACGTGTGCTCGGACTCGGACTATTGCCAGTCGCGCCAGCCGGCTGAGGGGGACCCGTCATGA
- a CDS encoding MFS transporter has translation MLISHRTSVVARLGTAQTLAWASSYYLPAMMATAMATDLGVSVTTVFAAFSFALIVSAVFGRWAGQLIDHHGGRPVLIGTNLLFAAGLAALALAQGPVLLFLAWGLIGVAMAAGLYDAAFATLVRLYGHDARSSITGITLIAGFASTVGWPLTAWLEHELGWRGACLCWAGLHLLLGLPLNASLPRSAAAPGVSPVAAVVSPTAAPAPAPAVAPGATFWPTVLLSLVFAVTWFTSTAMAAHLPRLLQSHGLTLAAALALAALVGPAQVAARLLEFGFLRKVHPLLSAQMATAAHPVGAVLLMVVGGPAALLFTVLHGAGNGILTIAKGTLPLVIFGPKGYGARQGLLMVPARVAQAFAPLVFGLAIDQFGGGALWVSTGVGLVGLAALVWLQRSGSVVR, from the coding sequence ATGCTGATCTCGCACCGCACTTCGGTGGTCGCCCGCCTGGGCACCGCGCAGACCCTGGCCTGGGCCTCGTCTTACTACCTGCCGGCCATGATGGCCACGGCGATGGCCACGGACCTGGGCGTGTCCGTGACGACGGTATTTGCCGCCTTTTCGTTTGCGCTCATCGTCTCAGCGGTGTTCGGTCGCTGGGCGGGGCAGTTGATCGACCACCACGGGGGGCGCCCGGTGCTGATCGGCACCAACCTGCTGTTCGCGGCGGGGCTGGCGGCGCTGGCGCTGGCGCAGGGGCCGGTGCTGCTGTTTCTGGCCTGGGGCCTGATCGGCGTGGCGATGGCGGCGGGTCTGTACGACGCTGCATTCGCCACGCTGGTGCGCCTTTACGGCCACGACGCGCGCAGCTCCATCACCGGCATCACCCTGATCGCCGGTTTTGCCAGCACGGTGGGTTGGCCGCTCACCGCCTGGCTGGAGCACGAGCTCGGCTGGCGCGGCGCCTGCCTGTGCTGGGCGGGCCTGCACCTGCTGCTCGGCCTGCCGCTCAACGCTTCGTTGCCGCGCAGCGCGGCAGCGCCCGGCGTGAGCCCGGTGGCGGCGGTGGTGTCACCCACCGCCGCGCCAGCGCCAGCGCCGGCGGTGGCGCCGGGCGCCACGTTCTGGCCCACCGTCCTGCTGTCGCTGGTCTTCGCCGTCACCTGGTTCACCAGCACCGCCATGGCGGCCCACCTGCCGCGCCTGCTGCAGTCCCACGGGCTGACGCTGGCGGCAGCGCTGGCTCTGGCGGCCCTGGTGGGGCCGGCCCAGGTGGCGGCCCGGCTGCTGGAGTTCGGCTTCTTGCGCAAGGTGCACCCCTTGCTGTCGGCCCAGATGGCGACGGCCGCGCACCCGGTGGGCGCCGTGCTGCTGATGGTGGTGGGTGGCCCGGCGGCGCTGCTGTTCACGGTCTTGCACGGCGCGGGCAACGGCATCCTCACCATCGCCAAGGGCACGCTGCCGTTGGTGATCTTCGGGCCGAAGGGGTATGGGGCACGCCAGGGTTTGCTCATGGTGCCGGCGCGGGTGGCGCAGGCCTTTGCGCCGCTGGTCTTTGGTCTGGCGATTGACCAGTTCGGGGGCGGCGCCCTCTGGGTGTCGACGGGCGTTGGCCTGGTCGGCCTGGCTGCGCTGGTGTGGCTGCAGCGCAGCGGCTCGGTGGTTCGGTGA
- a CDS encoding carbon-phosphorus lyase complex subunit PhnI, whose translation MYVAVKGGETAILNSYRLLADQRRGDPAQPELGVAQIREQLKLAVDRVMTEGSVYDPELAALAIKQASGDLIEAIFLLRAYRATLPRLGTTCALDTARMALERRISATFKDLPGGQVLGPTYDYTQRLLDFSLLASGAPVVSGDAVAAASAQPEATPRVVDLLNQEGLIETRPVPPGDPAPVDLTREPLRFPADRATRLQNLARGDEGFLLAMAYSTQRGYANSHPFVGEIRLGQVAVEIVPEELGFAISIGDMELTECEMVNQFAGSKTEPPQFTRGYGLAFGHSERKAMAMSLVDRALRADELGEAVLSPAQMPEFVLSHSDSLEASGFVQHLKLPHYVDFQAELELVRKMRAVAATQVENATTPNEEAAA comes from the coding sequence ATGTACGTTGCCGTCAAGGGCGGAGAAACCGCCATCCTCAACAGCTACCGCCTGCTGGCCGACCAGCGCCGTGGCGACCCGGCCCAGCCCGAGCTGGGCGTGGCGCAGATCCGCGAGCAGCTCAAGCTGGCGGTCGACCGCGTCATGACCGAAGGTTCGGTGTACGACCCCGAGCTCGCCGCGCTGGCCATCAAGCAGGCCTCGGGCGATCTGATCGAGGCCATCTTCCTGCTGCGCGCCTACCGCGCCACGCTGCCGCGCCTGGGCACCACCTGCGCGCTGGACACCGCGCGCATGGCGCTGGAGCGCCGCATCTCGGCCACCTTCAAGGACCTGCCCGGTGGCCAGGTGCTCGGCCCCACCTACGACTACACACAGCGCCTGCTCGATTTCAGCCTGCTGGCCAGCGGTGCCCCGGTGGTGTCGGGCGACGCGGTCGCTGCGGCCAGCGCCCAGCCCGAGGCCACGCCGCGCGTGGTGGACCTGCTCAACCAGGAAGGCCTGATCGAAACCCGCCCGGTGCCGCCGGGCGACCCGGCACCGGTGGACCTGACGCGCGAACCCCTGCGCTTTCCCGCCGACCGCGCCACGCGGCTGCAGAACCTCGCGCGCGGCGATGAGGGCTTTCTGCTCGCCATGGCCTATTCGACCCAGCGTGGTTATGCGAACTCGCACCCCTTCGTCGGCGAAATCCGCCTCGGGCAGGTGGCGGTCGAGATCGTTCCCGAAGAGCTGGGCTTTGCCATTTCCATCGGTGACATGGAGCTGACCGAGTGCGAGATGGTCAACCAGTTCGCGGGCAGCAAGACCGAGCCGCCGCAGTTCACGCGCGGCTACGGCCTGGCCTTTGGCCACAGCGAACGCAAGGCCATGGCCATGAGCCTGGTGGACCGCGCGCTGCGTGCCGACGAACTCGGCGAGGCGGTGTTGTCGCCGGCCCAGATGCCCGAGTTCGTGCTCTCGCACAGCGACAGCCTGGAGGCCTCGGGCTTTGTGCAGCACCTGAAGCTGCCGCACTACGTGGACTTCCAGGCCGAGCTGGAGCTGGTGCGCAAGATGCGCGCCGTGGCCGCCACACAGGTCGAAAACGCCACCACCCCCAACGAAGAGGCCGCCGCATGA
- the phnC gene encoding phosphonate ABC transporter ATP-binding protein codes for MTTALRIHQLNKHFANGKHALRDINLEIQRGEMVALIGASGSGKSTLLRHVAGLVVADAGEGSLIEIDGQCVQQGGRVHRDIRKVRSQIGFVFQQFNLVDRLPVMANVLVGRLHQMPLWRSLTRWFNAQERAMAIEALARVGIAECHAQRASTLSGGQQQRAAIARTLVQGAKVVLADEPIASLDPESSRKVMEILTRINREDGSTVVVSLHQVDMALKYCPRVIALHQGQVVFDGAASTLTPALLRELYGMQADEMLMGAPQAHAPIPLTPVPERHWPTPLAQAA; via the coding sequence ATGACAACCGCCCTGCGCATTCACCAGCTGAACAAACATTTCGCCAACGGCAAACACGCCCTGCGCGACATCAATCTGGAGATCCAGCGGGGCGAGATGGTGGCGTTGATCGGCGCTTCCGGCTCCGGCAAGTCCACGCTGCTGCGCCATGTGGCGGGCCTGGTGGTGGCCGATGCGGGCGAAGGTTCGCTGATCGAGATCGACGGCCAGTGTGTGCAGCAGGGTGGCCGTGTGCACCGCGACATCCGCAAGGTGCGCTCGCAGATCGGGTTTGTGTTCCAGCAGTTCAACCTGGTGGACCGCCTGCCGGTGATGGCCAACGTGCTGGTCGGTCGCCTGCACCAGATGCCTCTGTGGCGCAGCCTGACCCGCTGGTTCAACGCCCAGGAGCGGGCGATGGCCATCGAAGCGCTGGCCCGCGTGGGCATCGCCGAATGCCACGCCCAGCGCGCGTCCACGCTCTCGGGCGGCCAGCAGCAGCGCGCGGCCATCGCGCGCACGCTGGTGCAGGGCGCGAAGGTGGTGCTGGCCGACGAGCCCATCGCCTCGCTCGACCCCGAATCCTCGCGCAAGGTCATGGAAATCCTGACCCGCATCAACCGCGAAGACGGCTCCACCGTGGTGGTGTCGCTGCACCAGGTGGACATGGCCCTGAAGTACTGCCCGCGCGTGATCGCGCTGCACCAGGGCCAGGTGGTGTTTGACGGTGCCGCCTCGACGCTCACCCCGGCCCTGTTGCGCGAGCTCTACGGCATGCAGGCCGACGAAATGCTGATGGGCGCGCCACAAGCCCACGCTCCGATTCCCTTGACCCCGGTGCCCGAGCGCCACTGGCCGACACCGCTGGCGCAAGCGGCCTGA